One window of the Alphaproteobacteria bacterium genome contains the following:
- a CDS encoding ABC transporter substrate-binding protein, with the protein MALTGAMAVAANPVAAQTATPASPRVVSINLCADQLVSLLADRDNVLSLTHLSADPSISYVARRAQGITVNHGRSEEVLALQPDLVVAGRFAARPTVAMLQRFGLEVIDLPIPESFADIRDQIRLLSQRLGEADRGEEMVAEMNRRLAAISVDRRPGRRALVLGVRGFTSGIGTLVHEVLEAAGLRNVAIELGIRGYGQIGLEEILRADPEIIVINQPAVAFPSLARDVLAHPALRHFGNRIIQIDPALWTCGGPYTVDAVTFLAQATQ; encoded by the coding sequence ATGGCACTGACTGGTGCCATGGCTGTCGCGGCGAACCCGGTCGCCGCCCAGACGGCAACACCGGCTTCGCCTCGGGTCGTCTCAATAAACCTGTGCGCCGACCAACTGGTATCGCTTCTGGCAGACCGCGACAACGTGCTGTCTCTCACGCACCTGTCAGCCGACCCTTCGATCTCCTATGTGGCGCGTCGCGCCCAGGGCATTACGGTCAACCACGGTCGTTCCGAAGAAGTGCTCGCCCTGCAACCGGATTTGGTTGTGGCCGGACGTTTCGCGGCGCGGCCCACCGTCGCCATGCTGCAGAGGTTTGGGCTCGAGGTCATCGATTTACCGATCCCCGAATCCTTTGCCGATATTCGCGATCAGATTCGCCTTTTGTCGCAACGCCTCGGTGAGGCCGACCGCGGCGAAGAGATGGTCGCGGAAATGAACCGCCGGTTGGCGGCAATTTCGGTCGATCGTCGTCCGGGACGACGGGCGTTGGTATTAGGTGTTCGGGGTTTTACCAGCGGAATCGGCACCTTGGTCCATGAGGTTCTCGAGGCAGCCGGTCTTCGGAACGTTGCTATTGAATTGGGAATCCGCGGCTACGGCCAGATCGGGCTGGAAGAAATTCTCCGTGCCGACCCGGAGATCATCGTTATCAACCAACCGGCGGTGGCGTTTCCATCGCTCGCTCGGGATGTACTCGCGCATCCGGCGCTGCGGCACTTCGGTAACCGGATCATCCAAATCGATCCGGCGCTATGGACTTGCGGTGGTCCTTATACCGTCGATGCCGTCACCTTCCTGGCACAGGCGACGCAATGA
- a CDS encoding TonB-dependent receptor, with protein MEKKLTATAIALALLAASLPEPARSQGVLPETVVTASRLPTARERVASSVTVVTAEDIAAKQQRTLVEVLGDVPGLQVVQSGGLGKQTSVFSRGSNSNHTLIVIDGVEMSDTSTPNGAFNFAHLLTADIERIEVVRGPQSTLFGSDAIGAVISITTKLGTGPTQYLIQGEGGAFDTVNGTLQVAGSRGRLRYALGSSYLDSDGESVSPARIRALQAGATEEDDGYTQRSASVHLAYEASDSVNFGFALHHVRTRSETDQPIEDPDAYERTRQWFGRADATLDFFGGLMESIVGASVTRHTRDSFNVPGIANTLQRSDDLGAKTKYEIQNNFFVVEDHILTLGLETELDSLKNTQFSNFSGFTIVGTTDSDARTNAAYVQDQFAYGDRVFGTLGFRYDDHDTLGSKLTFRLAPVVAFPERGLRIKAAVGTGFRAPALFQLFGNTRSSNGGTFRGDPNLRAEESIGWEVGFEQSVMTGRVTVGSTYFDQEIKNLLETKFTGSNSTVINLARADIFGFESFISAGVTPNVSVRLDHTFTRAENKATGGDLRRRPKQKLSAEVRYHASDRLSVIGGMRFNGPGKDVSGNPLASSQEINKGSHTLVNVSANYDLNDGASLFGRINNLLNRKYETADGLAGSSRAVVVGARVRF; from the coding sequence ATGGAAAAGAAATTGACTGCCACGGCGATTGCCTTGGCCTTGCTTGCCGCTAGCTTGCCCGAACCTGCCCGGTCCCAGGGGGTGTTGCCTGAGACCGTCGTGACGGCGAGTCGACTGCCGACCGCGCGGGAACGCGTCGCGAGTTCTGTCACGGTCGTTACAGCGGAGGATATCGCGGCCAAACAACAGCGAACCCTGGTGGAGGTTCTTGGAGACGTGCCGGGCCTTCAGGTTGTCCAGTCAGGTGGGTTGGGAAAACAAACCTCCGTGTTCTCGCGCGGCAGCAACAGCAACCATACGCTGATCGTGATCGACGGCGTCGAAATGAGCGATACCAGTACGCCAAACGGCGCGTTCAACTTTGCCCATCTCTTGACGGCGGATATCGAACGCATCGAAGTCGTGCGCGGCCCCCAAAGCACGCTGTTTGGATCCGATGCGATTGGCGCGGTCATTAGCATCACGACGAAACTCGGGACCGGCCCGACGCAGTATCTCATTCAGGGTGAAGGCGGTGCCTTCGACACGGTCAACGGCACGCTACAGGTCGCTGGAAGCCGCGGCCGTCTCCGGTATGCCCTGGGTTCGAGCTACCTCGATAGCGACGGCGAAAGCGTCTCGCCAGCGCGTATTCGCGCGCTGCAAGCGGGCGCCACCGAGGAAGACGACGGCTATACCCAACGTTCAGCATCGGTGCACCTCGCCTATGAAGCGTCCGATAGCGTGAACTTCGGGTTTGCCCTCCACCACGTCAGAACCCGTTCGGAGACCGATCAACCGATCGAGGACCCTGACGCTTACGAGAGGACCCGCCAATGGTTCGGTCGTGCCGATGCAACGTTAGATTTCTTCGGCGGACTCATGGAGTCAATCGTCGGCGCGTCGGTGACCCGTCACACGCGAGATTCGTTCAATGTGCCTGGAATCGCCAACACGCTTCAACGGAGCGACGACCTGGGGGCCAAGACCAAGTATGAAATTCAAAACAACTTCTTCGTGGTCGAAGACCACATTCTGACACTCGGGCTGGAGACCGAACTCGATTCTCTCAAGAACACCCAATTCTCCAATTTCAGCGGCTTCACAATTGTCGGAACGACCGATTCGGATGCCCGCACAAACGCGGCTTACGTCCAGGATCAGTTTGCCTACGGTGACCGGGTGTTCGGCACGCTGGGCTTTCGTTACGACGATCACGACACACTGGGCTCGAAACTCACCTTCCGGCTGGCACCTGTCGTCGCCTTTCCGGAACGGGGGCTTCGCATCAAAGCAGCTGTCGGTACGGGATTCCGAGCGCCGGCCCTGTTTCAGCTGTTCGGCAACACCCGTAGCAGCAACGGCGGCACCTTTAGAGGCGATCCCAACCTGAGGGCCGAGGAGAGCATCGGGTGGGAGGTCGGTTTCGAACAGTCTGTTATGACGGGCAGGGTTACGGTGGGATCGACCTATTTCGACCAAGAAATCAAAAACTTGCTGGAGACCAAGTTCACCGGATCGAATTCGACTGTCATCAACCTAGCACGGGCGGACATCTTCGGATTCGAATCGTTCATCAGCGCCGGCGTAACGCCAAACGTCTCGGTCAGGCTCGACCATACGTTCACGCGGGCCGAGAACAAAGCGACCGGGGGCGATCTGCGCCGGCGACCCAAGCAAAAATTGAGTGCGGAAGTTCGCTACCATGCGAGCGACCGGTTGTCTGTGATCGGCGGGATGCGGTTCAACGGTCCGGGGAAGGATGTTTCGGGAAATCCCCTTGCCTCGTCCCAAGAGATCAACAAAGGCAGTCACACGCTCGTCAATGTCTCCGCGAATTACGACCTAAACGACGGTGCGTCGCTTTTCGGCAGGATCAATAATCTGTTGAACCGGAAGTACGAGACCGCCGATGGACTAGCAGGGTCCAGCCGAGCCGTTGTCGTCGGTGCTCGGGTGAGGTTCTGA
- a CDS encoding alpha/beta hydrolase: protein MPVMPDSIADAIRAMGHVFDPSVVANTFALYDPLIAAAPREGISVARDLHYGPNPRHLLDIHVPEGGVKQPMPVVVFIHGGGFVRGHKNANPENLNMAYANIANYFARNGMIGVNATYRLAPEHQWPAGAEDVGSMVAWLRDNIAEHGGDPDSIFLFGQSAGAVHAATYLFFPDLHRTPGSGVAGAALFSGVYDVESVPAPASEPYYGADKGLHRARSPIHAVANSHVPLFIVIAEYDPPMMELQGIDLLRTVARRDGHSPRFSRLKGHNHLSEALHLNTGEETVGPELLDFVRTRR, encoded by the coding sequence ATGCCAGTCATGCCGGATTCGATCGCCGATGCGATCCGTGCCATGGGACACGTCTTCGACCCCAGCGTCGTGGCGAACACGTTTGCGCTTTACGACCCGCTAATCGCAGCTGCGCCGCGCGAAGGAATCAGCGTCGCCCGCGATCTGCATTATGGCCCCAACCCGCGCCATCTGCTCGATATCCACGTCCCCGAAGGTGGCGTGAAGCAGCCGATGCCCGTGGTCGTCTTTATCCATGGCGGCGGGTTCGTGCGGGGCCACAAGAACGCCAACCCCGAAAACCTGAACATGGCCTATGCCAATATTGCGAATTATTTCGCGCGCAACGGGATGATCGGCGTGAACGCGACATATCGGCTCGCGCCGGAGCACCAATGGCCCGCCGGTGCCGAGGATGTGGGATCGATGGTCGCTTGGTTGCGCGATAACATCGCCGAACACGGCGGCGACCCTGATAGCATCTTTCTCTTTGGCCAATCCGCTGGTGCCGTTCACGCGGCGACCTACCTGTTTTTCCCCGATCTCCATCGGACCCCTGGGTCGGGCGTTGCGGGCGCCGCCTTGTTTTCAGGGGTCTACGATGTCGAATCCGTACCGGCACCCGCCTCGGAACCCTATTACGGCGCAGACAAGGGCCTCCATCGCGCACGGTCGCCGATTCACGCTGTCGCCAACAGCCACGTTCCGCTATTCATCGTTATCGCGGAGTACGACCCGCCGATGATGGAACTGCAGGGTATCGACCTGTTGCGCACGGTCGCGCGGCGGGACGGACACAGTCCCAGGTTCTCGCGTTTGAAGGGCCACAACCACCTATCCGAGGCGTTGCACCTCAATACCGGCGAAGAAACCGTGGGGCCCGAACTACTCGATTTCGTCCGGACGCGCCGCTAG
- a CDS encoding efflux RND transporter permease subunit: MNIIQLSIQRPIAVLAAVIMIVLFGWVSLDRIPIQMAPDVRQPVIRVTTNWPGAAPAEVEREVINRQEEVLKGIEGLQRMESNARNNQGNVELEFSPDADLNRSLLLVANRLDRVTGYPEEADEPTLSTFGTEDNSIAWFTLRRVEGNTRDLTSYSAFLQDVVQDGIERVDGVAGVSVWGATEQEMRIEIDPERLSRYALTVNDVVSRLRAANASVSGGDVDEGKRRYIVRTEGDFTTVAQVQSMLLRSESDGSGVGRVSLGDIADVFVQFKQRNAVSKTMGAPSMTLSITGQQGANVIETMDRIRAKVHELSEGPLKEAGLYVTQMFDETDYIKSAINLVLQNVVIGGLLAIVILLIFLRSWRPTFVVALSIPVSVIGSFVAMALLGRSLNVISLAGIAFAVGMVVDAAIVVLENIYRLRQKGLPAHRAAYEGAAQVWPAVLVSALTTVMVFIPILVMSLEAGQLFRDIAVAISVSVMLSLLVSVTLIPALANRMLARGVADLDHVFPLPGIDHFGRAFTAFWVWFSRLVVRRKPVAIGVIVGITTAAVVFSISVLPKVDYLPTGNRNFVFGFVSPPSGYNLRTTEAITDLIEVGTRDYWAEGADPDVLEINGVPALKHYFSIALQGRAFVGGTTVDESRAGEVIPLLQRPARDEPGTLAFLFQPSLFGRSVGGGRSIDIDISGADLRILFDVAQDAYDRVQQVLPLSQGHRTRPRPGLEFGAPEVRVVPDRLRLADNGLTARDLGQTVDAFNDGLRVAEINFGGKRIDLTLAGSAPVREETQAIGALPVVTRDGRILPVESLADVIVTSGPTEIRRVERARTVTLQVSPAQTMPLQEAMDIINEQVLAPMQAAGLPAGVAFNLSGSADKLTQTMDELSIDLLLALVIVFLVMAVLFESFIYPLIIMLSVPVAAAGGLGGLALLNVFVIQPLDMLTMLGFVILIGIVVNNAILLVHQTLHNIRKEGMTPEDAITEATRNRIRPIFSSTLTSVFGMLPLVMFPGAGSELYRGLGSVVLGGLALSAVLTMAIVPPMMSITVAWIEGRARDRVRSEATEQPAT, from the coding sequence ATGAACATCATCCAGCTCTCTATTCAGCGGCCCATCGCAGTACTGGCCGCTGTGATCATGATTGTCCTGTTCGGGTGGGTATCGCTCGACCGCATTCCGATCCAGATGGCGCCCGACGTGCGCCAGCCCGTCATCCGCGTTACGACGAACTGGCCGGGCGCAGCACCGGCGGAGGTGGAGCGCGAGGTCATCAACCGGCAGGAAGAAGTCCTGAAGGGAATTGAGGGACTCCAGCGAATGGAGTCCAACGCGCGGAACAATCAAGGCAACGTCGAACTCGAATTCTCTCCGGACGCCGACCTAAATCGCTCACTCCTCTTGGTCGCCAACCGCTTGGATCGGGTGACCGGCTATCCGGAGGAGGCAGACGAGCCAACGCTGAGCACGTTCGGGACCGAAGATAACTCGATCGCCTGGTTCACCCTTCGTCGGGTGGAAGGCAATACGCGGGACCTGACAAGCTATTCGGCATTTCTGCAGGATGTCGTGCAGGACGGCATCGAACGGGTTGATGGCGTTGCCGGCGTGAGCGTCTGGGGCGCGACCGAGCAGGAAATGCGGATCGAAATCGATCCGGAACGGTTGTCGCGCTATGCGTTGACCGTTAACGACGTCGTGAGCCGATTGCGTGCCGCGAATGCATCGGTTAGCGGCGGCGATGTCGACGAAGGTAAACGCCGCTACATCGTCCGAACCGAAGGCGACTTCACGACCGTCGCGCAAGTTCAATCCATGCTGTTGCGCAGCGAATCCGACGGAAGCGGCGTCGGCCGCGTGTCGCTCGGCGACATCGCCGATGTGTTTGTCCAATTCAAACAGAGAAACGCGGTCTCCAAAACGATGGGGGCGCCGTCGATGACATTGAGCATCACGGGCCAACAGGGCGCCAACGTCATCGAGACCATGGACCGTATTCGCGCGAAGGTGCATGAACTGTCCGAAGGACCGCTCAAGGAAGCGGGCCTTTACGTAACCCAGATGTTCGATGAAACCGACTACATCAAGTCGGCGATCAACCTTGTGCTGCAGAATGTCGTAATCGGCGGGCTACTTGCCATCGTCATTTTGTTGATCTTCCTGCGGTCATGGCGGCCGACTTTCGTTGTCGCGCTTTCGATCCCCGTTTCCGTGATCGGCTCATTCGTTGCAATGGCGCTTCTGGGGCGGTCGCTCAACGTCATCAGCCTAGCCGGGATCGCCTTTGCGGTTGGGATGGTGGTCGATGCGGCGATCGTCGTCTTGGAAAACATCTACCGACTGCGGCAAAAGGGCCTCCCCGCCCACCGGGCCGCCTATGAGGGTGCGGCCCAGGTTTGGCCTGCCGTGCTGGTATCGGCGTTGACGACGGTCATGGTGTTCATACCGATCTTGGTGATGAGCCTCGAGGCCGGTCAGTTGTTCCGTGACATCGCGGTCGCGATTTCGGTTTCTGTCATGTTGTCGTTACTGGTTTCGGTGACCCTGATACCGGCGCTCGCCAATCGGATGCTGGCGCGAGGTGTCGCCGACCTCGATCATGTTTTTCCGCTGCCGGGCATCGATCACTTTGGCCGCGCCTTCACGGCGTTCTGGGTATGGTTCTCGCGTCTCGTGGTTCGCCGCAAGCCCGTTGCCATCGGCGTTATCGTCGGCATCACGACGGCCGCGGTCGTTTTCTCGATCAGTGTGTTGCCAAAAGTCGACTACCTCCCGACAGGCAACCGAAACTTCGTCTTTGGGTTTGTGAGTCCCCCGTCGGGCTACAATTTGCGCACAACCGAGGCGATCACCGATTTGATCGAAGTGGGAACGCGAGACTACTGGGCCGAGGGAGCCGACCCGGATGTGCTCGAAATCAACGGCGTCCCAGCCCTCAAACACTATTTTTCGATTGCCTTGCAGGGTCGCGCGTTCGTCGGAGGAACGACCGTTGACGAGAGCCGCGCGGGCGAAGTCATCCCGCTTCTACAAAGGCCGGCCCGCGACGAACCCGGGACCTTGGCTTTCCTCTTCCAGCCGTCGCTGTTCGGCCGGTCCGTTGGCGGAGGGCGATCGATCGATATCGATATTTCCGGGGCGGATCTCAGGATACTGTTTGATGTCGCGCAGGACGCCTACGACCGGGTCCAGCAGGTTCTACCGCTAAGCCAAGGCCACCGAACTCGACCGCGGCCGGGCTTGGAGTTCGGCGCGCCCGAGGTGCGGGTTGTGCCGGATCGACTCCGTCTTGCGGACAACGGCCTAACGGCCCGCGATCTGGGTCAAACCGTCGATGCCTTCAATGACGGGTTACGCGTCGCCGAGATCAATTTCGGCGGCAAGCGAATCGATCTGACTTTGGCGGGGAGTGCCCCGGTACGCGAGGAGACGCAAGCCATCGGCGCCTTACCGGTCGTCACTAGGGACGGTCGAATCCTGCCGGTCGAGAGCTTGGCCGACGTCATTGTGACATCGGGTCCTACCGAGATTCGCCGTGTAGAGCGCGCCCGAACGGTGACCTTGCAGGTGTCCCCGGCCCAAACGATGCCGCTGCAGGAAGCGATGGATATCATCAACGAACAAGTGCTGGCGCCGATGCAGGCGGCGGGTTTGCCAGCAGGCGTCGCGTTCAATTTGTCGGGCTCGGCCGACAAATTGACGCAGACGATGGACGAGCTATCAATCGACTTGCTGCTGGCGTTGGTCATCGTCTTTCTGGTTATGGCAGTGCTTTTTGAAAGCTTTATCTACCCGTTGATCATTATGCTGTCGGTACCGGTCGCTGCCGCAGGCGGTCTTGGTGGATTAGCGTTGCTAAATGTATTTGTCATCCAGCCGCTCGATATGCTCACGATGCTGGGGTTCGTGATTCTTATAGGGATCGTCGTGAACAACGCGATCCTCCTCGTGCATCAGACGCTGCACAACATTCGAAAAGAGGGGATGACTCCCGAAGACGCCATCACGGAGGCGACTCGAAATCGCATCCGGCCGATTTTCAGTTCTACCCTTACCAGCGTGTTCGGCATGTTGCCCTTGGTTATGTTCCCGGGTGCGGGATCGGAGCTTTACCGTGGCCTTGGATCGGTCGTACTCGGCGGCCTCGCGTTGTCAGCCGTGCTGACTATGGCCATCGTACCGCCGATGATGTCGATTACGGTGGCGTGGATCGAGGGTCGTGCGCGCGATCGCGTACGCTCCGAAGCGACCGAACAACCGGCCACTTAG
- a CDS encoding iron ABC transporter permease, whose translation MTAVPSEAQAARQRASSDMGLIVTLGLLVLVLALASMIVGRVPLAFVAAVTQLMAGENSTAAMILGEIRFPRALLAALVGATLGVAGAAMQGLLRNPLAEPGILGVSASAGLGAVIALYFGFAQASSFALPVAGMAGALVAVLLTYVLAGRDASILTLILAGVALNAFAGALTSLALNLAPSPYAALEIVFWLLGSLADRSFDHVRIALPLMVVGAVLLAGTGRALNALSLGEDVARSLGINLRIVRARLILGTAVAVGAAVSVSGTIGFVGLVVPHLIRPLVGHEPGRLMLPSALGGAALVLAADIATRLVPVEPDLQLGVVTAIVGAPFFLYLLLHIRRSMR comes from the coding sequence ATGACGGCGGTCCCTTCGGAAGCTCAGGCGGCGCGGCAGCGCGCGTCCTCCGACATGGGGTTGATCGTTACGCTCGGTCTGCTCGTGTTGGTTCTCGCGCTCGCGTCGATGATCGTTGGCCGGGTTCCGCTCGCGTTTGTCGCGGCGGTGACACAACTGATGGCCGGCGAGAACTCGACCGCGGCCATGATCCTGGGCGAAATTCGATTCCCGCGGGCGCTGCTTGCCGCGTTGGTCGGAGCGACTTTGGGGGTTGCCGGCGCGGCAATGCAGGGCCTGTTGCGAAACCCCTTGGCTGAACCCGGCATTCTCGGGGTGTCGGCGTCAGCCGGACTCGGGGCCGTCATCGCCCTCTACTTTGGCTTTGCCCAGGCATCGAGTTTTGCCCTGCCGGTTGCCGGCATGGCAGGGGCACTAGTCGCGGTCCTGCTGACCTACGTGCTTGCCGGACGCGATGCGAGCATTCTGACGTTGATCTTGGCGGGTGTGGCGCTGAACGCTTTTGCCGGTGCCCTGACCTCCCTTGCCCTCAATCTCGCCCCCAGCCCCTATGCGGCGCTTGAGATCGTCTTCTGGCTATTGGGTTCTTTGGCCGACCGGTCCTTCGATCACGTCAGAATCGCACTGCCCCTGATGGTCGTGGGTGCCGTCCTTTTGGCCGGGACTGGCCGTGCGCTCAATGCGTTGTCGCTTGGGGAAGACGTGGCGCGGTCGCTCGGGATCAATCTGCGCATTGTCCGTGCGCGGCTCATTCTTGGAACCGCGGTTGCCGTTGGTGCGGCGGTATCGGTCTCCGGAACGATAGGGTTCGTCGGTTTGGTCGTTCCCCACCTGATCCGACCCTTGGTCGGGCATGAGCCCGGCCGTCTCATGCTCCCGAGCGCCCTTGGTGGGGCAGCGCTGGTGTTAGCGGCCGATATCGCGACACGCCTCGTGCCGGTCGAGCCCGATCTTCAGCTAGGGGTGGTAACGGCAATCGTCGGCGCACCGTTCTTCCTCTACCTCCTTCTACACATCCGCCGGTCCATGCGATGA
- a CDS encoding pentapeptide repeat-containing protein, which translates to MLTAQEFVELLRAHERFSRREPGGQRARIEGEDLSGLRLPGLNLREAVLTGTDFSRCVLTGTDFGRASLAMASFEHADAEGANFEHANLRGARLRHAKLSEANFAGADLRPAESSGEQQPTVLYGAALRGAKFENAQLQKADLGASDLTGASFAGANATQANLQGALLLNTDFEGAELSGAAINLTGAKLPRDIQILLREHALWIDSFGTLGTRADLAGRDLGGIDLRTAYLSGANLRGTNLKGALLAGAWLVLAELDSAILDEADLRAADLTGASLKAAKIRHARLEDARFEPAQMLTPRGESTGERRRSDLSNASLRQSALSGATMREAKIVGGDLHGAIAEQTDFHGADLSGANLSDARLMRSDLSQATLSGANLRQCDLREANLTGAETTDADVAGANLDGADTTGTSLKNKRN; encoded by the coding sequence ATGTTGACTGCCCAAGAATTCGTCGAACTCCTGAGGGCGCACGAACGATTCTCTCGGCGCGAGCCGGGCGGTCAGCGCGCACGGATTGAAGGCGAAGATCTTTCTGGCCTCCGGTTACCTGGACTCAATTTGCGCGAGGCCGTCCTTACCGGAACGGATTTCTCGCGGTGCGTCCTTACAGGCACGGATTTCGGTCGTGCGTCGCTAGCAATGGCGAGCTTCGAACATGCTGACGCCGAGGGCGCGAATTTCGAACACGCCAACCTCCGTGGCGCCAGGCTGAGGCACGCCAAGCTGAGCGAAGCCAATTTCGCCGGCGCCGACCTGCGGCCCGCCGAATCCAGTGGAGAGCAACAACCAACGGTGCTCTATGGGGCAGCGCTTCGCGGCGCCAAATTCGAAAACGCACAACTTCAGAAAGCCGACCTCGGCGCGAGCGACTTGACCGGCGCGTCATTTGCGGGAGCGAACGCGACGCAGGCGAATTTGCAAGGTGCGCTGCTTTTGAACACCGATTTTGAGGGCGCCGAGCTTTCCGGCGCCGCAATCAACCTTACCGGCGCCAAACTGCCTAGGGATATCCAAATCTTGCTGCGCGAACATGCCCTGTGGATCGACTCGTTTGGTACGTTGGGCACACGGGCCGATCTCGCCGGACGCGATCTCGGTGGTATCGACTTGCGAACGGCTTACCTGAGCGGTGCCAATCTGCGCGGCACGAACCTGAAAGGTGCCCTGTTGGCCGGTGCTTGGTTGGTTCTGGCTGAACTCGACAGCGCGATCTTGGACGAGGCGGATCTGCGCGCTGCCGATTTGACCGGGGCGTCCCTCAAGGCAGCAAAGATACGTCATGCCCGCCTTGAGGACGCCCGTTTCGAGCCTGCTCAGATGCTGACGCCCCGGGGCGAATCCACCGGCGAACGACGGCGATCCGATTTGAGCAATGCGTCGCTGCGGCAGAGCGCATTATCAGGTGCAACGATGCGAGAAGCCAAAATAGTCGGTGGCGACCTGCATGGCGCGATCGCTGAACAAACGGACTTCCACGGCGCGGACTTGAGCGGCGCCAACCTTTCGGACGCGCGTCTCATGCGCAGCGATTTGTCGCAAGCGACGCTCTCGGGGGCGAATCTTCGCCAGTGCGATTTGCGCGAGGCAAACCTGACCGGTGCCGAAACAACGGATGCAGATGTGGCAGGGGCTAATCTAGACGGCGCCGATACGACGGGCACATCGCTCAAGAACAAGAGAAACTAG
- a CDS encoding amidohydrolase family protein produces the protein MAKAPAGQYIVEAGWVLAHRNGASELIPNGSIRVENDRVAEVNDGRIPGDLPRISVPGDIVMPGLISGHTHVASGTPTRGIIEGGRSFSRPIKLVDQLSDEELDDLTAFNLLEILKAGCTTQVEMSLSLRQAESYVRVAGAWGARGFPGGMIPGTSRLDGIWFRDDDQALFDSVPDTLAEIEANLAFGKKLVGSFGGRMKGMMAPHATDTHTDETMAAIVAAAGELGTGIHIHLSQRATETDAVRRLQNGLSPTQWMDKLGGFAGPFFGAHMSGLDWKTDPEILKRHGAVYAHCPSAGGAGGATQPYPEALASGIATNIAIDTHSNDLIENIKLAVIGGKARAKLLAGTKVKAPTIWDAVDGATVVAANGLRRPDLGRLSAGAKADFITVDISDWLVGAGTVPPEPLNNLLYANGSNVRHVAVDGTFLVYNRAPTMADEGAIFERGATVNRKIWKQLADENWFAPMPR, from the coding sequence ATGGCAAAAGCACCGGCAGGGCAATACATCGTCGAAGCCGGATGGGTCCTCGCCCACCGCAACGGCGCGTCTGAACTCATTCCGAACGGGTCGATTCGGGTGGAGAATGACCGCGTTGCGGAAGTCAACGATGGGCGCATCCCGGGCGACCTCCCGCGCATCTCGGTCCCGGGGGATATCGTGATGCCCGGACTGATCAGCGGCCATACCCATGTCGCGAGCGGAACTCCCACACGGGGAATCATTGAGGGTGGTCGATCATTTTCCCGTCCTATCAAACTAGTGGACCAACTCTCGGACGAAGAGCTGGACGATCTAACTGCATTTAATTTACTCGAAATTCTAAAGGCTGGATGCACGACCCAGGTCGAGATGAGCCTCAGCTTGAGGCAGGCCGAATCCTACGTACGCGTCGCGGGTGCGTGGGGCGCGCGTGGCTTTCCCGGCGGTATGATCCCTGGTACCTCACGGTTGGACGGGATCTGGTTCCGCGACGACGACCAAGCACTCTTTGATTCCGTGCCTGACACATTGGCGGAGATCGAGGCGAACCTCGCTTTCGGTAAGAAACTCGTGGGATCCTTCGGTGGACGCATGAAGGGCATGATGGCGCCCCATGCCACGGACACCCATACTGATGAAACAATGGCAGCGATCGTCGCGGCGGCGGGCGAGCTTGGTACCGGCATTCATATTCATCTGTCCCAGCGCGCAACCGAGACCGACGCCGTCCGTCGCCTCCAGAATGGCCTCTCGCCAACCCAGTGGATGGACAAACTCGGAGGGTTTGCCGGACCTTTCTTCGGCGCGCACATGTCCGGCCTAGATTGGAAAACCGATCCGGAAATTTTGAAACGACACGGCGCCGTCTACGCGCACTGTCCGTCCGCCGGCGGCGCCGGGGGCGCAACCCAGCCCTATCCGGAAGCTTTGGCGTCCGGCATTGCCACCAATATTGCGATCGATACGCACTCGAACGATCTGATCGAAAACATCAAACTCGCGGTGATCGGTGGTAAAGCGCGGGCCAAACTGTTGGCCGGAACGAAGGTCAAGGCGCCGACGATTTGGGACGCCGTCGATGGCGCCACTGTCGTTGCGGCAAATGGGCTGAGGCGGCCCGATTTGGGTCGTCTTAGCGCCGGGGCGAAGGCGGACTTCATTACGGTGGATATTTCGGACTGGTTGGTCGGCGCGGGAACGGTCCCCCCGGAACCCCTGAACAACTTGCTCTACGCGAATGGATCGAACGTCCGGCATGTCGCCGTCGATGGCACGTTCTTGGTATACAATCGCGCTCCCACAATGGCCGACGAAGGCGCTATCTTCGAACGGGGCGCGACGGTGAATCGCAAGATCTGGAAGCAACTTGCGGACGAAAACTGGTTTGCTCCAATGCCTCGATGA